The Parabacteroides sp. AD58 genome includes a window with the following:
- a CDS encoding TonB-dependent receptor, with translation MKLAFFCLFVCLFNLQAQQILTGSIVDENEMELPYSNVQILSLDSIPLQGSTTDSLGCFTIRDVKAGKYLLSVSYIGYITQVIPFEMPTTDYQFPPIILKTDKVVLNEVKVTGNSFIQKKDHLLIIPDKQQIKHAFGGYDLLYNLMIPGLTIDRKNKTVTSLAGKVTLYINGVEADMREIQALQPKDIERVEYYVMPKTGQFTGDAASVNYITKIYKTGGYITLDGDQTIGYTKGIYNIASKILHNNTSYIFFGGAKMAKYNGTEIGKSEDLFFPDHTIHRTTMNNNAHYKSNQQYAQFKVSNNTKKCDLSASASFVRDDTPNDEQNRILNYNRQEHDSIHSFERRDYKSQKGAINLTGVFRVDDRQFIKVRLNGAYTKNKYNRLYTENEQRSLSNVDEDLYSFDAFLGYNYKPNEKNSLYTKITHFHNITSTNYGGDYSSLQHLWEGETLLATEYTHTFNKKVMAIFAPGVSWINYKLRGQDLLEIWNLRLNTGVRCSLDSKQWLFLIFALGNNQPDISYLNTANQTIDFYQIKRGNPYLDNTQIYTIFGMYEGSFHPLFNVQGKLYYEYNKNNIYNHYSVEGNKLISSYASNNSFSTTNVEIAISSRFSENFRTNVNLKYNYMNVPEVSGLHENNFFASLDVNYFIKAFAINAYAKTTERKLDQSTLIYTKTPAIYGLSVRYSGTNWMAEVGAENPFTKHQHYREYANYGVYRYNQVQTSRIYQQTAYVKLAYTFDFGKKTSRENNDVDRSINSAILKVR, from the coding sequence ATGAAATTGGCTTTTTTTTGTCTCTTTGTTTGTCTCTTTAATTTGCAAGCACAGCAAATATTGACTGGTAGTATAGTAGATGAAAATGAAATGGAATTACCTTATTCAAATGTACAAATACTCTCATTAGATTCCATTCCTTTGCAAGGATCAACAACAGATAGTTTAGGGTGTTTTACTATAAGAGACGTAAAGGCAGGGAAATACTTACTTTCTGTTAGTTATATTGGATATATTACTCAGGTTATTCCATTCGAAATGCCAACTACCGATTATCAATTTCCTCCTATAATCTTGAAAACTGATAAAGTTGTATTGAATGAGGTTAAAGTAACCGGTAATTCATTTATTCAAAAGAAAGACCACCTGCTGATAATTCCAGACAAACAACAAATTAAACATGCATTTGGTGGATATGATTTACTTTACAACCTGATGATTCCAGGCTTAACTATTGATAGAAAGAACAAAACGGTAACATCCTTAGCTGGAAAAGTTACTTTATACATCAATGGAGTTGAAGCTGATATGCGCGAAATCCAAGCTTTACAGCCAAAAGACATTGAAAGGGTTGAATATTATGTTATGCCGAAAACCGGGCAATTTACCGGGGATGCGGCATCGGTGAATTATATAACGAAAATATATAAAACAGGTGGTTATATCACGCTGGATGGAGATCAAACTATTGGATATACGAAAGGAATTTATAATATCGCATCCAAGATATTGCATAATAATACGAGTTATATTTTCTTTGGAGGGGCTAAAATGGCAAAATATAATGGAACGGAAATCGGGAAGAGCGAGGATTTGTTCTTTCCTGACCATACGATTCATCGAACTACAATGAATAATAATGCCCATTATAAAAGTAATCAGCAATATGCGCAATTTAAAGTGAGTAATAATACGAAAAAATGCGACTTGTCTGCTTCGGCATCGTTTGTTCGTGATGATACGCCGAACGATGAGCAAAACAGGATATTAAATTATAACAGGCAGGAACATGACTCTATTCACTCATTTGAAAGGAGGGATTATAAAAGCCAGAAAGGAGCAATCAACCTGACGGGTGTGTTCCGTGTGGATGATCGGCAATTCATAAAAGTACGTTTGAACGGAGCATATACTAAAAACAAGTACAATCGGCTATATACGGAAAACGAACAACGTTCATTAAGCAATGTAGATGAAGATCTTTATTCTTTTGATGCTTTCTTGGGATATAATTACAAGCCCAATGAAAAGAATTCATTATATACTAAAATTACTCATTTCCACAATATTACCTCTACTAATTATGGTGGTGATTATTCCTCCTTGCAACATCTTTGGGAAGGTGAAACTTTACTTGCAACAGAATACACCCATACATTTAACAAAAAAGTCATGGCTATCTTTGCTCCGGGAGTTTCTTGGATCAATTATAAATTGCGTGGACAGGACTTGCTAGAGATATGGAACTTAAGGTTGAACACGGGGGTACGTTGTTCTCTTGATTCCAAACAATGGCTGTTTTTAATTTTTGCTTTGGGAAATAATCAACCAGATATTAGTTATCTGAATACAGCGAATCAGACTATTGATTTTTATCAAATCAAACGGGGTAATCCATATTTGGATAATACACAAATTTATACAATCTTTGGAATGTATGAAGGTTCGTTTCATCCCTTGTTTAATGTCCAAGGAAAGTTATATTATGAATATAATAAGAATAATATCTATAACCATTACTCAGTGGAAGGTAATAAATTGATTAGTAGTTATGCTTCTAATAATTCATTTAGTACCACTAATGTGGAGATTGCCATATCCAGCCGTTTTTCTGAGAATTTCCGTACAAATGTAAATCTGAAATACAATTACATGAATGTCCCGGAAGTCTCCGGCTTGCACGAAAACAACTTCTTTGCCTCCCTGGATGTAAACTACTTCATTAAAGCATTTGCTATCAATGCGTATGCCAAGACAACGGAGCGGAAGTTAGATCAATCAACATTGATTTACACAAAGACACCCGCCATCTACGGTCTGTCCGTCCGCTACAGTGGCACAAACTGGATGGCAGAGGTGGGGGCTGAGAATCCATTTACCAAACATCAGCATTACCGCGAGTATGCCAACTATGGCGTGTACCGTTACAACCAAGTACAAACCAGTCGTATCTACCAACAGACCGCCTACGTCAAACTCGCTTACACCTTCGACTTCGGAAAGAAAACGTCGCGAGAAAACAACGATGTGGATAGAAGTATCAACAGTGCCATCTTAAAAGTAAGATAA
- a CDS encoding LytTR family DNA-binding domain-containing protein gives MDTLKVKDNIIIYSYKNGLKSSLCNDLVALVYNKPNIWLIFKNEEVLIHISMIQIEDLLQNNFIRINRQVIVNMFHASELIFKDGAYWIHLKRGLEYKISERRKKLVREAFLLYANSNEA, from the coding sequence ATGGATACACTGAAAGTAAAGGACAATATAATCATTTATTCTTATAAGAATGGCCTAAAATCATCTTTGTGTAATGATTTGGTTGCACTCGTATACAATAAGCCCAATATTTGGTTGATATTTAAAAATGAAGAGGTTTTAATTCATATAAGTATGATCCAAATAGAAGACTTATTGCAAAATAATTTTATAAGAATAAATCGTCAAGTCATTGTTAACATGTTCCATGCTTCTGAATTGATATTTAAAGATGGAGCATATTGGATTCACTTAAAAAGAGGCTTGGAATATAAAATAAGCGAACGCAGAAAAAAGTTAGTCCGGGAAGCTTTTCTTTTGTATGCTAATTCAAATGAGGCCTAA
- a CDS encoding TonB-dependent receptor: protein MKKNRCKYMLCAFGLLFHTLIYAQYNFSGSVVNPQKEVLPGATIMLYAADSLMGGTITDAKGLFELKNLPKNECRCIISMLGYQMQEHSIDLAQQQQAYSFILQEDAEELDVLTVEADRRDLVKAGTGYTSYALSSQALKAKSAYESLREIPQLIIDESNRTIRLSSGETPVILINGVNRPGYFDSLDPEMIESVDVIENPSAKYRGEQAVSKILNIKIKREKEKSYLNGNLYSRHNVEAVYGISGLSLGAGNSKYSLYLTAQQFYFHNDDADLKEHTETSGIIRDLSQQQRFNTNMISANVGGDWVISDKNYLSWAVSFVTNPNDINKTSSGTITDLAADESAPLTAWQSTDNHYYMNTYNLYYKHTFPTDNYLEIKGGFGWFGSGAQSDRVEESALSSYKSVVDLDNKKKSLNVDINYDWQLSDKLKMDFGANTYMQHSSIEDVGNNYPTYHYKDLREYIFGDLSHSVLPNLSYQLSLGVDFVFTNADGIHNRYVTFVPGASVTYNLNQKSFFQLYFSRQRTSPDISLLNPRNTSADSLMLIQGNPYLKPYVDNTVNLSYTWNHKGIYLSPFVLYDYSAKQISDIGYMEGNRYVQTYENLDNLQQLRTGINTRFNLSTFGNLNMSVYYQKDFIEGMPFSGNNWGANASLNLFYKKVSLYAYLFYGGYRYSKTSKLFSTPESEMIFTWNLPKNWALTAGLRYFAAGDNHIEETIKDAGYYYHSVQKFTDRYLMPMIGISYTFKNKVQQKRYQQQRLYNSDSGIGSIKVK from the coding sequence ATGAAAAAGAATCGGTGTAAATACATGTTATGCGCATTCGGATTATTATTCCACACACTGATTTATGCGCAGTATAATTTTTCCGGCTCAGTAGTTAATCCACAGAAAGAAGTATTGCCGGGAGCAACAATCATGCTTTATGCTGCTGATTCGTTGATGGGAGGAACTATCACGGATGCGAAAGGACTGTTCGAATTGAAGAATCTTCCGAAGAATGAATGTCGCTGTATCATATCCATGCTGGGTTATCAAATGCAGGAACACTCCATAGACTTGGCGCAACAGCAGCAGGCATATTCTTTTATTTTGCAAGAAGATGCTGAGGAACTGGACGTACTGACGGTAGAAGCCGACCGCCGGGATTTAGTGAAAGCCGGCACCGGATATACGTCATATGCCCTTTCCTCTCAGGCACTGAAAGCTAAATCGGCGTATGAGTCCTTGCGCGAAATTCCTCAACTGATTATTGATGAAAGTAACCGTACCATCCGGTTAAGTTCGGGCGAAACACCGGTTATACTGATTAATGGAGTGAACCGTCCGGGATATTTCGATAGCCTGGATCCGGAAATGATAGAATCAGTGGACGTAATAGAAAATCCTTCGGCAAAATACCGTGGAGAGCAAGCCGTAAGTAAGATTCTGAATATAAAGATCAAGCGTGAAAAGGAGAAATCTTATCTGAATGGCAATCTTTATTCCCGGCATAATGTAGAAGCGGTATATGGGATTTCGGGACTTTCTTTAGGTGCCGGTAACAGCAAATATTCCTTGTATCTCACGGCACAGCAGTTCTATTTCCATAATGATGATGCGGATTTAAAGGAACATACGGAAACAAGTGGCATCATTCGTGATTTATCTCAGCAGCAAAGATTTAATACCAACATGATAAGTGCCAATGTCGGTGGGGATTGGGTAATATCGGATAAAAATTATTTGAGCTGGGCTGTTTCGTTTGTCACAAATCCGAATGATATTAACAAGACTTCTTCCGGAACAATCACTGATTTGGCCGCGGATGAATCAGCTCCTCTCACTGCATGGCAGTCCACGGATAATCATTATTATATGAATACGTATAATCTTTATTACAAACATACCTTTCCGACTGATAACTACCTGGAAATAAAAGGTGGGTTCGGTTGGTTCGGTTCGGGAGCGCAAAGCGACCGTGTGGAAGAGTCTGCCTTGTCCAGCTATAAATCGGTTGTAGATTTGGATAACAAAAAGAAATCTCTGAACGTAGATATAAACTACGATTGGCAGTTGTCAGACAAACTGAAGATGGACTTTGGGGCAAATACTTATATGCAGCATTCGTCCATTGAAGACGTGGGCAACAATTATCCCACTTATCATTACAAGGATTTGAGGGAATATATTTTCGGAGACTTGTCGCATTCTGTTTTGCCCAATTTGTCTTATCAGTTATCGTTGGGTGTTGATTTTGTTTTTACCAATGCGGACGGCATACACAACCGGTATGTCACTTTTGTGCCAGGAGCGTCGGTGACATACAATCTGAACCAAAAATCTTTTTTCCAGTTATACTTTTCCCGCCAGCGTACTTCGCCGGACATCAGCTTGCTGAATCCACGCAATACATCTGCCGACAGCCTGATGCTGATTCAGGGGAATCCGTATCTGAAGCCTTATGTGGATAATACGGTGAACTTATCTTATACCTGGAATCATAAAGGCATCTATCTTTCGCCGTTTGTTCTGTATGATTATTCTGCCAAACAAATCTCGGATATCGGTTACATGGAAGGAAACCGGTATGTGCAGACCTATGAGAATCTGGACAACTTGCAGCAATTGCGTACGGGAATAAACACCCGTTTCAACCTCTCAACCTTCGGTAATCTGAATATGAGCGTTTATTATCAGAAAGACTTTATCGAAGGAATGCCATTCAGCGGGAACAATTGGGGGGCAAACGCGTCTTTGAATCTGTTTTACAAGAAAGTATCCCTGTATGCCTATTTATTTTATGGTGGATATCGTTACTCAAAAACCAGTAAATTATTCTCGACACCGGAATCAGAAATGATATTTACCTGGAACCTGCCTAAGAACTGGGCATTGACGGCCGGATTACGCTATTTTGCTGCCGGAGATAACCACATTGAAGAGACGATTAAAGATGCAGGTTATTATTATCATTCAGTACAAAAGTTCACCGACCGCTATTTGATGCCGATGATCGGAATATCATACACGTTCAAGAACAAAGTACAACAGAAACGCTATCAGCAGCAACGGTTATATAACTCGGATTCAGGAATTGGCAGTATTAAAGTTAAATAA
- a CDS encoding YitT family protein, protein MNLKSNKYFFEIQDYLMILLGTLLYGFGFNGFILSNEIITGGLSGICALIYFASGQMIPVSISYFVINIILLAIALKILGLKFLLKTIFGVFSLSASLSLFEMLLPEPIIKNEPFMSIIIGACLCGSGLGLVFSANGSTGGTDIIGAIINKYKNISIGRALLFCDFFIIGSSYVLFHDVEKIVFGFVEMVISNYLLDWVVNGNRQSVQFLIFSQKHDEIVEKILHDMGRGCTILDGTGGYSKRPVKVVVLLAKKSESPAIFRLVKNIDHNAFISQSIVRGVYGEGFDPIKV, encoded by the coding sequence CCTGTTGGGAACCTTACTGTATGGTTTCGGTTTTAATGGTTTTATCCTTTCCAATGAAATTATCACGGGAGGGTTGAGTGGTATCTGTGCTTTGATTTACTTTGCCAGCGGTCAAATGATACCGGTGTCCATTTCTTATTTTGTCATCAACATCATTCTGCTGGCCATTGCCTTGAAAATATTGGGATTGAAGTTCTTGTTAAAAACGATCTTCGGTGTATTCTCTCTGTCGGCCTCTTTGTCCTTGTTCGAAATGCTGCTGCCGGAGCCGATTATCAAGAACGAACCGTTTATGTCGATTATCATTGGTGCCTGCCTGTGCGGTTCTGGTTTAGGACTGGTCTTTTCAGCCAACGGAAGTACGGGAGGAACCGATATCATCGGGGCGATTATCAACAAATACAAGAACATATCAATCGGGCGTGCCCTGCTGTTCTGCGATTTCTTCATCATCGGATCTTCCTATGTTCTTTTCCATGATGTTGAAAAGATCGTATTCGGTTTCGTTGAAATGGTCATCAGCAATTACTTGCTCGACTGGGTGGTGAACGGCAACCGGCAGTCGGTCCAATTCCTGATCTTCTCACAGAAACACGATGAAATTGTCGAAAAGATCCTGCATGACATGGGCCGTGGCTGTACCATCCTTGACGGTACGGGCGGATATTCAAAACGACCCGTAAAAGTAGTTGTGCTCCTGGCCAAGAAATCAGAGTCACCGGCCATATTCCGACTGGTCAAGAATATCGACCACAACGCATTTATCTCTCAAAGCATTGTCAGAGGCGTATATGGCGAAGGATTTGATCCGATTAAAGTATAA